The Pleuronectes platessa chromosome 11, fPlePla1.1, whole genome shotgun sequence genome includes a window with the following:
- the LOC128451001 gene encoding phospholipase A and acyltransferase 4-like produces the protein MTRALSQPAVSVEEEEEEEEGGMRVRRSKLDEGFTAAPQSQEEREAPDEVRFKEKPGDLIEISRDGPYQHWYFMMEPSSFPLSFPPCQLSGSSGLLSNSNGKVVQEKLTDVVRDDHYQVKNQLDEKYKARDPSVTVKEACAMVGSEPQYNVVTNNCEHFANKMRYGVAESRQVCI, from the exons ATGACCAGGGCCCTGTCTCAACCTGCAGTgagcgtggaggaggaggaggaggaggaggagggaggaatgaGAGTCCGCCGGTCGAAGCTCGACGAGGGTTTTACCGCTGCTCCTCAGtcacaggaggagaggga AGCTCCagatgaggtcaga tttaaagAAAAACCAGGAGACCTGATCGAGATCTCCCGGGATGGGCCCTATCAGCACTG GTATTTCATGATGGAaccttcctcctttcctctttcttttcctccctgtcAGTTATCTGGCTCGTCTGGGCTTCTGAGCAACAGCAACGGTAAGGTGGTGCAAGAGAAGCTTACCGACGTGGTCAGAGATGACCATTACCAGGTCAAGAATCAGCTGGATGAAAAGTACAAGGCTCGGGATCCCTCTGTCACAGTGAAGGAGGCCTGTGCAATGGTGGGCAGTGAGCCACAGTACAACGTTGTCACTAACAACTGTGAGCACTTTGCCAACAAGATGCGATACGGCGTGGCAGAGTCTCGTCAGGTGTGTAtctaa